In Paenibacillus dendritiformis, the DNA window ATACCGTTGACTTGAAGGTCTTCGGGGGGGCGTTCAAGATTGACCGTATCATTGCTGGGATGGGCGGCATCGTGAACGAAGTCACTCTACAGTTGCAACAAAAAGTGAAGGCAGCACAGGCGCTTTTCAATGACACCGTAATCAACGGTGATTCGGCAGTGGATGCGAAGTCGTTCGATGGTTTGGAGAAGGCGCTGGCTGGCTCCAGCACGGAGTACATTCCGGATGCAGCCATCGACTTGTCAACATCTGATGCAGTAGATAAAAATTACAAGGTGTTTTTGGATCAACTGGACGAGTTTTTGATGGGATTAGATGGTACACCATCCGCCATCATGGGCAACTTGAAGTTGATCGCTAAGATTCGCGCATGTGCCCGCCGTGCTGGTATGTATACAATCACTCGTGATGATTTCGGCCGGCAAGTCGAAAAGTACAACGAAACACCACTGGTTGACCTTGGAGCGAAATCCGGTACAAATGATCCGGTTGTTGACACGAATTCGTCAGGCGAGACATCATTGTACGCGGTACGCTTGGGCCTTGATGGTTTCCATGGAGTATCGATGGCTGGCCAACCTCCTGTACGCACCTGGTTGCCAGACTACACGACGAGCGGCGCTGTGAAGACAGGCGAGGTTGAGATGGTAGCGGCCGTGGCGCTCAAGGCGACGAAAGCAGCCGGCGTAATGCGTAAAATTAAGGTCAAGTAAGGAGGGGCCTCATGAAGTATAAAGACGATTTTGCGAATGGCTATGTGAACGGCTATTACGTTGGCAAAGCGTTGGGCGCTAAAACGCCTGACGCTTTAGGAGACAAGTCGGATGACGGATACGATTACATTCGCAATACGGAACGATTCGGAACAGTATTGCCGGATGCGGCGACCCCCGGTGTGCCTGAACCGCTGGACAGGGAAGGTAGCGAAAAGGAAGGCGGTGCGGACTAATGGCGAAAGTATACGCGCCTAACCAACAATACACTGGCGAGTCGGCAAGTGTTCCATTTGTAAATGGAGTTGGAGAGACAGACAACCCTCAATTGCTCCAGTGGTTTGAGGACCATGGGTATACTGTAGAGGCTCCCGCGCAGCCGTCAGGCAAGAAGACCAAAGGCGACAAGTAGGTGAACTTATGTCTTATGCAACGGCAGCAGACTATCAGCAATACGGCGACGGGCTGATTCCAGCGGAGGGGCTGGATAAGGCCCTTGAGCGGGCATCCGATCAGATAGACCGACTAACCTATAATCGCATTGTGGCGTGGGGCTTTGACAACCTCACGCCTTTTCAGCGCTTGAACGTGATTAAGGCTGTATGCCAGCAGGCGGACTTTATCTTTAAATACGGTGATTATTTGAGCATGCCGATATCCAGCTACAGTGCGGGCAGTACCAGCATGACGTTTAAAGCCGCCACGGGTGCGGGAGGAGTACAGACCACGGAAACCGTGCTGGATCTGCTCATGCCGACGGGGTTATCGAATAGGGGGATATGGTGATGAGATTCCCTTTCCCGTGGTGGAACCAGGTGACGCCCGTTAAAGTGTATCAGACGGAGCTGTCAGAGGATGGAGAGCCGGTCGAAGAGCTGATCTATGACGGCAAATGCTTTTATGATGAGAAGTCCAGGCAGGCCCTCAACGCGGAGCGGCAACTGGTGCTGCTCTCCGGGCTTGTCATCATTGAAGGTGATATACGCCCGGGCAAGACAATCGAGGGCTTTGTGGAGATCGGCACCGAGCAGAAAAACATCTTCCGCACGCGTCGCCCTCGCAATCCGGACGGCTCCGTATTTTCGACTGAGTTGGAGCTGAGCTGATGAAAGTGAAAGCGAAAGTAATCATCAACCAGGGCGCTCTCAAGAAGCTGGCCGAAGCTGAGAAGCAGGCCCTGGAGATGACGGCCGAGGCGGTGCTGACCGATATTGTCACATCTGCCGTCGTGCCGAAGCAGACCGGGGATCTGGAGCGCAGCGGGCATGTGGATGCCTCCGGGCTTGGTCAAGGAAAGGTGAAAATCGTCTTTGATACCCCCTATGCCCGGAGGCACTACTGGCACCCGGAATACAATTTCCGGACAGACAAAAACCCGAACGCCCAAGGTAAGTGGATGGAGTCGTACCATGCCGGAGACAAGCGGAAATTCGTCGAGGAAACTTATGCCCGTCTACTCAAAACAGCAGCGAAGGGGCTGGTTAAATGATGACGCTGACACAGGTCCGAGACTGGCTAAAGACCGTCATCGAGTGCCCGCAGTGGTACATTGGCAAGATTGACGGAAGCAAGCCGCAGTGCATTGGCCTCTACAACACAACTGGCGCGCCCGTTCGCCTGGCTGTAGGCGGCGTTGAGGCGACGGGTTACCAGGTTAAGGCCGTTTCCATCCTGATTCATTGGGGAAAGAACGCCAATTTGGCAGAGCAAAAGGCACAGGAAGTTTACGCCGCGCTATTCGGCCAGACGGCCACCATCGGGGGCAAACGAGTGGTCATGTTTAAAATGCCGCAGGCGGAGCCGATCAGCGTGGGGACGGACAGCGAAGGAGTCTATGAATATGTCATCGAGGCTCATATTTATTACGAAAGGTAGGTTAGGAATATGGCGATAACGGGTGGAGTTTTCCCGGTGTTCGACATTAAATTTAAGATCGGCACCAAGGGTCGGGAGAGCACGGAGCAAGAAATGGCGCTCATCAAAGAAATGGAGACATTCAGTATTTCGATTGACGGCAATGTCGAGGAATGGACACCGATGGAGACGGGCGGGTGGGTGCGCCGGCTGATGACCGGGAAGGGGTTCTCGATTACCCTGAACGGGAAGCGACATGTCGGCGATCCGGGTAATGATTATATCGCCAATACAGCTTGGAAATCTGGGTTGGATTGCTCCAGTAAATGCTCTATTGAATTTCCAGACGGCAGCACATTGGAATTTGACTGCATCGTGAATGTCAGCGCTCCGAACGGCGGCGATAGCACGGCTGTTTCCGCGTTGGAGTGCGAGTTGATGAGTGACGGCCAACCAAAATACACAGCGGGGAGCGGTAAGTAATGGCGAAAACAATAGACATTACAAGCAGACTGACAAATGAGCGCCCGATTTTGAAGTTGGGCGAAGGCAAGGAATACCGGATCGACAACCGGAAAAATACGGTCCTTGCCATCCAATCGAAAATGGATGAAGGCGATGGATCCAACATGGATGAAGTGTTGGAGATGATGCTCGGCACGGAAGCCGTCAAGGAAATCAATGAGTCAGACATCTCCTTTGCCGATTATCAGGTAATTTTTATAGCCGCGCTGGCCGGTGCAATGGGCGAGGACTACGAGGCTGTGGAGGCCCGATTTCTCGAAGCCAAGCAAACCACGACCTGAACAGTGGTATGACCTGTACGAGGATTGGGGCCTGATAGAGGCGTCGATCGCCGCCCAGTACGGCATTCGACTTCGGGCAGAGCCGGATATGACCTGGGACGAGTTTTGCACGCTTCTCGCGGGCATTATGCCGGAAACGCCGCTCGGCCAGATTGTGCGTATCCGATCGGAGAATGACCGCGAGAAGCTGAAGCATTTTACACCGGAGCAGCGGCGAATCCGTAACGAGTGGCGCACCAGGGGGCTCAAACAAGCACGATGGACCGAGGAAGAAGCGGCGGCCGCCGTGCAGGAGTTCCATAATTTAATCAAGCAGGCGTTCGGGACACCTGACAATTAGGTGTCCTTTTGCTTGTCCGGCGAGGGGGTGAAAGGATGTCAGATGAGGTGGGCAAGGTCAGCCTTGGGCTGGAACTGGATGAGAAGCCGATTGGCAAGCAGATATCGAATATAGCCGGCTCGCTTGCGTCTACGATGCGGGCGTCTCTCGGCAGCGTGTTTAAAGGTTTAAAGGGCGCAGGTAAGGCAGCGGGTAATGTTCTGGCGCCGGAAGTGGACACCGGAGCCGTTAAGGCTCAGATTGCGGATTTATCTTCCGTCCTTGATAACGTGAACGCTAAAATCGAGGTCCAGCAACGGAAGCTGGCCGAACTCAACGAAGCCTATGAAAATGCGTTTTCGGATAAGCGCAAAAGCAAGCTTGCGGAGAAGATCATCAACACCGAGGGGACGCTGCTGCGGCTCACGCAGACCAGTGACAAGACCGCTCAAAAGATATGGGAGCTGGAGGACCGACTGAAAGGGGCGGGGGAAGCAGCTGCCCAAGCCGAAAAGCCAGTCGAAAAACTCGGTAGTAAGTTGATCCAAGCGAACAAGCCCCTGAAGCCGATCCGATCGAATCTCGATAAAGCTGCGAAAGCAGCAGTTGGAGCAGGCGCAGCATTCGGTGCCGCCGGCGCTAGGGTCGGGAAGATGGGGAACCAATTTACGGCTGCCTTTAGTCGAGTTTTGAAGCAGGTGTTTGTTTTTGCCGCGTTATACAAAGCAGTGAGGAGTTTTACCGAGTACTTGGGATCCTCATTAAAGACAAATGCTCAATACGTCGCCAGTCTCAACGCAATCAAGACCAATCTGCGGGTAGCCTTCCAGCCGATTTACGACGCAATCCTTCCCGCAATCAATGCCCTAATGGCATGGCTTGCAAAGGCCATGGCATACATTGCGGCGTTTATTAGTGCACTGTTTGGCAAGACGTACAAACAGAGTTATGACGCCGCGAAGGGAATAGAGACGGCGAAAAAGAGCTTGGCCGGCTATGGTAAGGCTGCCAAGAAGGCGGGTAAGGACGCGAAGGGTGCGTTGGCCAGCTTTGACGAATTGAACACCTTAGACATGTCCAAGAGTGGGGATGACTCCGCTGCAGGCGGCTCCGGTGATTTTGAAATGGCGATGCCGGATATGGATATCACGGGTATCCAGTCACAGATGGATGCGCTGGTGGCGTCAATCAAGTCATCGTTCGGCGGAGCCTGGGATTATATAAAGTCGGGATGGGCGTCGCTGGTGGAGACGTTCGGCCCATCATTCTCGGCCGCTTGGGGGCAAATTGCCCCGGTATTGGAGCAGTGGAAATTAGCTATCGGCCAGTGGTACAACGACCTCATTAGCCTTGGCGAGCCCCTGAAAAACTGGATCGTGACTGGCGTTGTCCCGCTGTGGCAAAAGGGCATTGTGATGTTGGGCGGCGTCCTGGCCGGGCTCCTGGATAGCGCCCTCAATGTTTTTAATAGTCTGAGGGAGGCTGTCCACCCGATTTTGCAATGGTTCGTTACCAGTGGGCTGCCGATACTCACTGAATTTCTTAGCGGTGCGCTCGATATATTTTGGTCGCTGTTCGGAGTTGCAAAGCAGATATTTGACGATTTATGGTCCGGCGTCGTCGACCCGGTCATGAAACTTATCTCAAAAATCATCCTGGATACCCTCGATATCATTAAGGGATTTTGGGATGATTGGGGCAAGCAGATTCTAGCCGGGGTAAAGCAGGCGTTGGACGGAATTAAGGGGCTGTGGAACAACCTTTGGAATAGTTTCCTTAAGCCGTTTGTCGAAAAAATGCTCAAAATGCTCACCTGGTTATGGGATAAGCATTTAAAAGACTTAATCAAGCAAATCGCGGATTTTGTCGGCAAGCTGGCGACGGCCGCCACGGATATCTTTAACAAGTTTATAATGCCGATCGTCAATTGGCTTGTCAAAAAGCTCGGGCCGGTCTTTTCTGACATCTTCGCTTTGATTGGGGATGTCATCGGTACAGCTGCCGGTGTGATTGCTGACGTGGCCAAAGGGATAATTAAGACCCTGGGCGGCATCGTTGACTTTATCGCCGGCGTCTTGATTTTGGATTGGGAAAGAACCTGGAACGGCATGAAGGATATTGTCATCGGCATTGCAGACATTATTGTCGGCGTATTTAAGGGGGCGGTAAATCTCCTTATCGATGCGATCAATTTCTTCATTCGTTCGGCCAACAAGCTCAGTTTTGATGTGCCAGAATGGCTAGGCGGTGGGACGTTTGG includes these proteins:
- a CDS encoding major capsid protein, yielding MAVTLQEAQKNVQDALQIGVIDEFRKNNFLLDNLTFDDAVSPTGGGATLTYGYTRLITQPTASFRSVNAEYEAQEVKKQRYTVDLKVFGGAFKIDRIIAGMGGIVNEVTLQLQQKVKAAQALFNDTVINGDSAVDAKSFDGLEKALAGSSTEYIPDAAIDLSTSDAVDKNYKVFLDQLDEFLMGLDGTPSAIMGNLKLIAKIRACARRAGMYTITRDDFGRQVEKYNETPLVDLGAKSGTNDPVVDTNSSGETSLYAVRLGLDGFHGVSMAGQPPVRTWLPDYTTSGAVKTGEVEMVAAVALKATKAAGVMRKIKVK
- a CDS encoding minor capsid protein, producing the protein MKVKAKVIINQGALKKLAEAEKQALEMTAEAVLTDIVTSAVVPKQTGDLERSGHVDASGLGQGKVKIVFDTPYARRHYWHPEYNFRTDKNPNAQGKWMESYHAGDKRKFVEETYARLLKTAAKGLVK
- a CDS encoding phage tail terminator protein, with product MMTLTQVRDWLKTVIECPQWYIGKIDGSKPQCIGLYNTTGAPVRLAVGGVEATGYQVKAVSILIHWGKNANLAEQKAQEVYAALFGQTATIGGKRVVMFKMPQAEPISVGTDSEGVYEYVIEAHIYYER
- a CDS encoding phage tail tube protein encodes the protein MFDIKFKIGTKGRESTEQEMALIKEMETFSISIDGNVEEWTPMETGGWVRRLMTGKGFSITLNGKRHVGDPGNDYIANTAWKSGLDCSSKCSIEFPDGSTLEFDCIVNVSAPNGGDSTAVSALECELMSDGQPKYTAGSGK
- a CDS encoding Gp15 family bacteriophage protein — its product is MAAQYGIRLRAEPDMTWDEFCTLLAGIMPETPLGQIVRIRSENDREKLKHFTPEQRRIRNEWRTRGLKQARWTEEEAAAAVQEFHNLIKQAFGTPDN
- a CDS encoding phage tail protein, which gives rise to MSDEVGKVSLGLELDEKPIGKQISNIAGSLASTMRASLGSVFKGLKGAGKAAGNVLAPEVDTGAVKAQIADLSSVLDNVNAKIEVQQRKLAELNEAYENAFSDKRKSKLAEKIINTEGTLLRLTQTSDKTAQKIWELEDRLKGAGEAAAQAEKPVEKLGSKLIQANKPLKPIRSNLDKAAKAAVGAGAAFGAAGARVGKMGNQFTAAFSRVLKQVFVFAALYKAVRSFTEYLGSSLKTNAQYVASLNAIKTNLRVAFQPIYDAILPAINALMAWLAKAMAYIAAFISALFGKTYKQSYDAAKGIETAKKSLAGYGKAAKKAGKDAKGALASFDELNTLDMSKSGDDSAAGGSGDFEMAMPDMDITGIQSQMDALVASIKSSFGGAWDYIKSGWASLVETFGPSFSAAWGQIAPVLEQWKLAIGQWYNDLISLGEPLKNWIVTGVVPLWQKGIVMLGGVLAGLLDSALNVFNSLREAVHPILQWFVTSGLPILTEFLSGALDIFWSLFGVAKQIFDDLWSGVVDPVMKLISKIILDTLDIIKGFWDDWGKQILAGVKQALDGIKGLWNNLWNSFLKPFVEKMLKMLTWLWDKHLKDLIKQIADFVGKLATAATDIFNKFIMPIVNWLVKKLGPVFSDIFALIGDVIGTAAGVIADVAKGIIKTLGGIVDFIAGVLILDWERTWNGMKDIVIGIADIIVGVFKGAVNLLIDAINFFIRSANKLSFDVPEWLGGGTFGVSLPEIPKLAKGGLAYGPTLAMVGDNKGAAADPEVISPLSKLQDMIGANNQPVVEALYLILEALKSNDKQTVLQIGETEFGRLAVKAINSAQRQAGRTLLNV